From the genome of Candidatus Dormiibacterota bacterium:
CATGGAAGCCGCCGAGCACCCAGCGGACTTTCGGGTAGCCGCTCTGGGACAGGAGGTTGGCGGCCAGCTCGGCGCGCGGGCCGGTCTTGCATCCGACGATGAGTGGCACGTGCTCGGGCACCGCGGCGCGCACGACGTCCAGGAAGTCGGGGTTCGGGTCGATCCGCTGCATCGCGGGGTTGGGAGTGCCGATCGGGACGTTGATCGCCCCCGCGGGGTGCCCCTCGGCGAACTCGTCCTCGGTGCGGACGTCGAGATAGACGGCGTCCTTCTCCTTGTCCATCAATTCGTGCGCCTGGCGCACGTCGATCCTTTCCGGATTCATGGGTCACCTCGTCGTCGATCGTCGATCATTCTACCGCGGTCGCGCCGGCGCGGACCCGACCAGTTCGCGGGCGCGAAGGAAGACGGCGTGCCACATCGGCCGCGTCAG
Proteins encoded in this window:
- a CDS encoding rhodanese-like domain-containing protein, with the protein product MNPERIDVRQAHELMDKEKDAVYLDVRTEDEFAEGHPAGAINVPIGTPNPAMQRIDPNPDFLDVVRAAVPEHVPLIVGCKTGPRAELAANLLSQSGYPKVRWVLGGFHGMTDALGNIVAPGWRHLGFPEGRGPRADASYGALRKKAGKT